One Peromyscus maniculatus bairdii isolate BWxNUB_F1_BW_parent chromosome 14, HU_Pman_BW_mat_3.1, whole genome shotgun sequence genomic window carries:
- the Wdr20 gene encoding WD repeat-containing protein 20 isoform X3: MYLYNVEHTCGTTAPHYQLLKQGESFAVHTCKSKSTRNPLLKWTVGEGALNEFAFSPDGKFLACVSQDGFLRVFNFDSVELHGTMKSYFGGLLCVCWSPDGKYIVTGGEDDLVTVWSFLDCRVIARGHGHKSWVSVVAFDPYTTSVEESDPMEFSGSDEDFQDLLHFGRDRANSTQSRLSKRNSTDSRPVSVTYRFGSVGQDTQLCLWDLTEDILFPHQPLSRARTHTNVMNATSPPAGSNGNSVTTPGNSVPPPLPRSNSLPHSAVSSAGSKSSVMDGAIASGVSKFATLSLHDRKERHHEKDHKRNHSMGHISSKSSDKLNLVTKAKTDPAKTLGTSLCPRMEDVPLLEPLICKKIAHERLTVLVFLEDCIVTACQEGFICTWARPGKVPAEQVCRQEDRVPGVLQDQN; encoded by the exons ATGTACTTATATAATGTGGAGCACACTTGTGGCACCACAGCCCCCCACTACCAGCTTCTGAAGCAGGGAGAGAGCTTTGCCGTGCACACTTGCAAGAGCAAATCCACGAGGAACCCTCTCCTTAAGTGGACGGTGGGCGAGGGGGCCCTCAACGAGTTTGCTTTCTCCCCAGATGGCAAGTTCTTAGCGTGTGTGAGCCAGGACGGGTTTCTGCGTGTGTTCAACTTTGACTCAGTGGAGCTGCACGGTACAATGAAAAGCTACTTTGGGGGCTTGCTTTGTGTGTGCTGGAGCCCAGATGGCAAGTACATTGTGACAGGTGGAGAGGACGACTTGGTGACAGTCTGGTCCTTTCTAGACTGCCGAGTAATAGCTAGAGGCCATGGGCACAAATCCTGGGTCAGTGTTGTAGCCTTTGATCCCTATACTACTAGCGTAGAAGAAAGTGACCCTATGGAGTTTAGTGGCAGTGACGAGGACTTCCAGGACCTTCTTCATTTTGGCAGAGATCGAGCGAACAGTACACAGTCTAGGCTGTCCAAACGGAACTCTACAGACAGCCGTCCTGTAAGTGTTACCTATCGGTTTGGTTCAGTGGGTCAGGATACACAGCTGTGTTTATGGGACCTTACAGAAGACATCCTTTTCCCTCACCAACCCCTCTCAAGAGCAAGGACACATACAAATGTCATGAATGCCACAAGTCCGCCTGCCGGAAGCAATGGGAACAGTGTCACTACGCCTGGGAACTCTGTGCCCCCTCCATTGCCGCGGTCCAACAGCCTTCCACATTCGGCAGTCTCCAGTGCTGGGAGCAAAAGCAGCGTCATGGACGGGGCCATTGCCTCTGGGGTCAGCAAGTTTGCAACTCTGTCTCTGCACGACCGGAAGGAGAGACACCACGAGAAAGACCATAAACGAAATCATAGCATGGGACACATTTCCAGCAAGAGCAGTGACAAACTGAATCTAGTTACGAAAGCCAAAACGGACCCAGCTAAAACTCTGGGAACATCGCTGTGTCCTCGGATGGAAGATGTTCCCTTGTTAGAGCCGCTGATCTGTAAAAAGATAGCTCATGAAAGACTGACTGTATTGGTATTTCTTGAAGACTGTATAGTCACTGCTTGTCAGGAGGGATTTATTTGCACATGGGCAAGGCCTGGTAAAGTG CCGGCAGAGCAGGTCTGCAGGCAGGAGGACAGAGTGCCAGGTGTTCTCCAAGACCAGAACTAA
- the Wdr20 gene encoding WD repeat-containing protein 20 isoform X4 → MYLYNVEHTCGTTAPHYQLLKQGESFAVHTCKSKSTRNPLLKWTVGEGALNEFAFSPDGKFLACVSQDGFLRVFNFDSVELHGTMKSYFGGLLCVCWSPDGKYIVTGGEDDLVTVWSFLDCRVIARGHGHKSWVSVVAFDPYTTSVEESDPMEFSGSDEDFQDLLHFGRDRANSTQSRLSKRNSTDSRPVSVTYRFGSVGQDTQLCLWDLTEDILFPHQPLSRARTHTNVMNATSPPAGSNGNSVTTPGNSVPPPLPRSNSLPHSAVSSAGSKSSVMDGAIASGVSKFATLSLHDRKERHHEKDHKRNHSMGHISSKSSDKLNLVTKAKTDPAKTLGTSLCPRMEDVPLLEPLICKKIAHERLTVLVFLEDCIVTACQEGFICTWARPGKVGLLSSPNQASSPGGTVV, encoded by the exons ATGTACTTATATAATGTGGAGCACACTTGTGGCACCACAGCCCCCCACTACCAGCTTCTGAAGCAGGGAGAGAGCTTTGCCGTGCACACTTGCAAGAGCAAATCCACGAGGAACCCTCTCCTTAAGTGGACGGTGGGCGAGGGGGCCCTCAACGAGTTTGCTTTCTCCCCAGATGGCAAGTTCTTAGCGTGTGTGAGCCAGGACGGGTTTCTGCGTGTGTTCAACTTTGACTCAGTGGAGCTGCACGGTACAATGAAAAGCTACTTTGGGGGCTTGCTTTGTGTGTGCTGGAGCCCAGATGGCAAGTACATTGTGACAGGTGGAGAGGACGACTTGGTGACAGTCTGGTCCTTTCTAGACTGCCGAGTAATAGCTAGAGGCCATGGGCACAAATCCTGGGTCAGTGTTGTAGCCTTTGATCCCTATACTACTAGCGTAGAAGAAAGTGACCCTATGGAGTTTAGTGGCAGTGACGAGGACTTCCAGGACCTTCTTCATTTTGGCAGAGATCGAGCGAACAGTACACAGTCTAGGCTGTCCAAACGGAACTCTACAGACAGCCGTCCTGTAAGTGTTACCTATCGGTTTGGTTCAGTGGGTCAGGATACACAGCTGTGTTTATGGGACCTTACAGAAGACATCCTTTTCCCTCACCAACCCCTCTCAAGAGCAAGGACACATACAAATGTCATGAATGCCACAAGTCCGCCTGCCGGAAGCAATGGGAACAGTGTCACTACGCCTGGGAACTCTGTGCCCCCTCCATTGCCGCGGTCCAACAGCCTTCCACATTCGGCAGTCTCCAGTGCTGGGAGCAAAAGCAGCGTCATGGACGGGGCCATTGCCTCTGGGGTCAGCAAGTTTGCAACTCTGTCTCTGCACGACCGGAAGGAGAGACACCACGAGAAAGACCATAAACGAAATCATAGCATGGGACACATTTCCAGCAAGAGCAGTGACAAACTGAATCTAGTTACGAAAGCCAAAACGGACCCAGCTAAAACTCTGGGAACATCGCTGTGTCCTCGGATGGAAGATGTTCCCTTGTTAGAGCCGCTGATCTGTAAAAAGATAGCTCATGAAAGACTGACTGTATTGGTATTTCTTGAAGACTGTATAGTCACTGCTTGTCAGGAGGGATTTATTTGCACATGGGCAAGGCCTGGTAAAGTG GGCTTGTTGTCATCCCCAAACCAGGCCAGTTCTCCAGGTGGGACTGTAGTGTAG
- the Wdr20 gene encoding WD repeat-containing protein 20 isoform X5, with product MYLYNVEHTCGTTAPHYQLLKQGESFAVHTCKSKSTRNPLLKWTVGEGALNEFAFSPDGKFLACVSQDGFLRVFNFDSVELHGTMKSYFGGLLCVCWSPDGKYIVTGGEDDLVTVWSFLDCRVIARGHGHKSWVSVVAFDPYTTSVEESDPMEFSGSDEDFQDLLHFGRDRANSTQSRLSKRNSTDSRPVSVTYRFGSVGQDTQLCLWDLTEDILFPHQPLSRARTHTNVMNATSPPAGSNGNSVTTPGNSVPPPLPRSNSLPHSAVSSAGSKSSVMDGAIASGVSKFATLSLHDRKERHHEKDHKRNHSMGHISSKSSDKLNLVTKAKTDPAKTLGTSLCPRMEDVPLLEPLICKKIAHERLTVLVFLEDCIVTACQEGFICTWARPGKVVSFNP from the coding sequence ATGTACTTATATAATGTGGAGCACACTTGTGGCACCACAGCCCCCCACTACCAGCTTCTGAAGCAGGGAGAGAGCTTTGCCGTGCACACTTGCAAGAGCAAATCCACGAGGAACCCTCTCCTTAAGTGGACGGTGGGCGAGGGGGCCCTCAACGAGTTTGCTTTCTCCCCAGATGGCAAGTTCTTAGCGTGTGTGAGCCAGGACGGGTTTCTGCGTGTGTTCAACTTTGACTCAGTGGAGCTGCACGGTACAATGAAAAGCTACTTTGGGGGCTTGCTTTGTGTGTGCTGGAGCCCAGATGGCAAGTACATTGTGACAGGTGGAGAGGACGACTTGGTGACAGTCTGGTCCTTTCTAGACTGCCGAGTAATAGCTAGAGGCCATGGGCACAAATCCTGGGTCAGTGTTGTAGCCTTTGATCCCTATACTACTAGCGTAGAAGAAAGTGACCCTATGGAGTTTAGTGGCAGTGACGAGGACTTCCAGGACCTTCTTCATTTTGGCAGAGATCGAGCGAACAGTACACAGTCTAGGCTGTCCAAACGGAACTCTACAGACAGCCGTCCTGTAAGTGTTACCTATCGGTTTGGTTCAGTGGGTCAGGATACACAGCTGTGTTTATGGGACCTTACAGAAGACATCCTTTTCCCTCACCAACCCCTCTCAAGAGCAAGGACACATACAAATGTCATGAATGCCACAAGTCCGCCTGCCGGAAGCAATGGGAACAGTGTCACTACGCCTGGGAACTCTGTGCCCCCTCCATTGCCGCGGTCCAACAGCCTTCCACATTCGGCAGTCTCCAGTGCTGGGAGCAAAAGCAGCGTCATGGACGGGGCCATTGCCTCTGGGGTCAGCAAGTTTGCAACTCTGTCTCTGCACGACCGGAAGGAGAGACACCACGAGAAAGACCATAAACGAAATCATAGCATGGGACACATTTCCAGCAAGAGCAGTGACAAACTGAATCTAGTTACGAAAGCCAAAACGGACCCAGCTAAAACTCTGGGAACATCGCTGTGTCCTCGGATGGAAGATGTTCCCTTGTTAGAGCCGCTGATCTGTAAAAAGATAGCTCATGAAAGACTGACTGTATTGGTATTTCTTGAAGACTGTATAGTCACTGCTTGTCAGGAGGGATTTATTTGCACATGGGCAAGGCCTGGTAAAGTGGTAAGTTTTAATCCTTAA